One Glycine max cultivar Williams 82 chromosome 3, Glycine_max_v4.0, whole genome shotgun sequence DNA window includes the following coding sequences:
- the LOC100815168 gene encoding uncharacterized protein — protein MQQPAMTKAKSDSDNNNSSGMGMLLVLFPQDKSSTSTSNTDIKPMFNFPSPSKSLFSKAQSTISICLLLLFTTLLLFTLSTLPNALPTPPPPPPTPKPTPHHFALQRMGTLHRRGTKSMTDLLICHVAEETPLEDFRLFLRLLHRSSLTSSSDVVFLFPSPSSSLKFTPVIQQENTAFSSLLHLHAHLNSTRWRQHPKSSFDPNRFISKPQLQQKQQREPLWGPKTRTNLNSSRDSLSYGSVLSFDATELDPENSLSGFLDKVPLTLRRWACYPMLLGRVRRSFKHVMLADVKSLLIFKDPLGRVRNRSPDSVVLFTKTEKHGKRTQRAVVSSVIMGGARGVRRLSGTAVVEIVRAATQHKKKKNSVTESAVLSQLVGGSEFVLKNKNVNLIASSESIPEVTTASASSSVSKTSFSDSAMVQRGVSNHDLNYVIMRQICSSVVDSSVYSDC, from the coding sequence atgcAACAACCAGCAATGACAAAAGCAAAGTCAGACAgcgacaacaacaacagcagtgGCATGGGTATGCTCCTGGTGTTATTCCCCCAAGACAAATCCTCAACCTCAACCTCAAACACCGACATTAAACCCATGTTCAACTTCCCTTCCCCCTCCAAATCTCTCTTCTCCAAAGCACAATCCACTATCTCTATTTGCCTCCTTCTCCTCTTCACAACGCTCCTCCTTTTTACTCTCTCCACCCTCCCAAACGCCCTTCCCACCCCTCCCCCTCCCCCTCCCACTCCTAAACCCACCCCACACCACTTCGCGCTCCAACGCATGGGCACTCTCCACCGAAGAGGCACCAAATCCATGACCGACCTCCTCATCTGCCACGTGGCAGAGGAAACACCACTCGAAGACTTCCGACTCTTCCTCCGCCTCCTCCACCGTTCTTCCCTCACTTCCTCATCCGACGTCGTTTTCCTCTTCCCTTCACCTTCCTCTTCCCTCAAATTCACCCCCGTTATTCAACAAGAGAACACCGCATTCTCTTCTTTGCTACACCTCCACGCGCACCTCAACTCCACGCGCTGGCGCCAACACCCCAAATCCTCCTTCGACCCAAATCGCTTCATCTCCAAACCTCAActgcaacaaaaacaacaaagagaaCCCCTGTGGGGTCCCAAAACAAGAACTAACTTAAACAGTTCCCGTGACTCACTGAGTTACGGATCGGTGCTGAGTTTTGACGCCACCGAACTTGACCCGGAGAACTCGCTCTCGGGTTTCCTCGACAAAGTCCCACTCACTCTCCGGCGATGGGCGTGTTACCCGATGCTACTCGGCCGAGTCAGACGCAGCTTCAAACACGTCATGCTCGCCGACGTGAAAAGTCTCTTGATTTTCAAAGACCCGCTCGGCCGAGTCAGGAATCGGAGCCCCGACTCGGTCGTTCTCTTTACCAAAACGGAAAAACACGGGAAGAGAACTCAGCGTGCGGTCGTCTCATCCGTTATAATGGGTGGCGCTCGCGGCGTAAGAAGACTCTCCGGCACGGCGGTGGTGGAGATCGTCCGCGCCGCGACGCagcacaagaagaagaagaactcgGTGACCGAGTCGGCTGTACTGAGTCAACTCGTTGGCGGGAGCGAGTTTGTGTTGAAAAATAAGAACGTTAATTTGATAGCTTCTTCCGAGTCAATACCAGAGGTAACAACTGCAagtgcttcttcttctgtttcAAAGACGTCGTTTTCGGATTCTGCGATGGTTCAACGTGGTGTGAGTAATCACGACCTTAATTATGTCATCATGAGGCAAATTTGTTCGTCTGTGGTGGATTCTTCTGTCTATAGCGATTGTTAG